From a single uncultured Desulfovibrio sp. genomic region:
- a CDS encoding ribonuclease J, translating to MNEPYLNITPLGGLGEIGLNCQLWETSGGVVMVDCGLMFPDDAHLGVDVVIPHFGAVSGIKDKLLGIVLTHGHEDHIGALPWIVPEIKGTRIYGSRFTLALVEHKLREREILDWVELCPVDINTVLPLGDLTFHFFPVCHSIPEGFGLGVETPVGRVVHSGDFKIDPHPLDSTGTDLNLFRNFAGPDGARLLLSDSTNIVREGRSLTEREVKDSLDKIFAKAEGRIVITLFSSHIQRIQEVFDLAREHGRTVVISGKSLANNIEMARDLGIAKLPPSFFNAHNGVPDLPDDQIVLVVTGAQGEPLSALSRMVLGGHRQLEIRKGDTVVMSSRMIPGNAKAISRLINEMYRIGAEVLYESVHAIHASGHGQREELRDMFEAVRPTLFVPVHGEYQHLVKHGRLAVECGVKQDNVILLEDGLPLTLLKDSFRLEPRVPVECTLVDGKGVGDVGYAVLKERRILGDEGMVIVVLVVDSETGSILHGPEMISKGFVFEQHYSHLLEDAKCLVLDEIEAARPGQLGRLQEGIRSSLRRFFRRVLERDPVVVPIISEV from the coding sequence ATGAATGAACCTTATTTGAACATTACCCCCCTCGGGGGACTGGGAGAGATCGGCCTCAACTGCCAGCTGTGGGAAACCTCCGGCGGCGTTGTGATGGTTGATTGCGGCCTCATGTTTCCTGACGACGCGCACCTTGGCGTGGACGTTGTTATCCCGCACTTTGGCGCTGTCAGCGGCATCAAGGACAAGCTGCTCGGTATTGTGCTGACGCACGGGCATGAGGATCACATTGGCGCACTGCCCTGGATTGTGCCTGAAATCAAGGGAACCCGTATCTATGGCTCACGCTTTACCCTGGCGCTTGTGGAACACAAGCTCAGGGAGCGGGAAATTCTGGATTGGGTGGAGCTGTGCCCTGTCGATATCAACACCGTGCTGCCTCTGGGCGACCTGACCTTTCATTTTTTCCCCGTCTGTCACTCCATTCCCGAAGGCTTTGGTCTGGGCGTAGAAACGCCCGTAGGCCGGGTGGTGCACAGCGGCGATTTCAAGATTGACCCGCATCCCCTTGACAGCACAGGCACCGACCTGAATCTTTTCCGCAACTTTGCCGGGCCGGACGGCGCACGGCTGTTGCTTTCGGATTCCACCAACATCGTGCGCGAGGGGCGTTCCCTCACGGAGCGCGAAGTCAAGGATTCGCTGGACAAGATATTCGCCAAGGCCGAAGGGCGCATCGTCATCACGCTCTTTTCCAGCCATATTCAGCGTATTCAGGAAGTTTTTGACCTTGCGCGCGAGCATGGGCGCACGGTGGTCATCAGCGGCAAGTCGCTGGCGAACAATATCGAAATGGCCCGCGATCTTGGCATTGCCAAGCTGCCGCCTTCGTTTTTCAACGCGCACAACGGCGTACCCGACCTGCCGGATGACCAGATCGTGCTTGTTGTGACAGGCGCGCAGGGTGAACCGCTCTCCGCCTTGTCGCGCATGGTGCTTGGCGGCCACAGACAGCTGGAGATCCGCAAGGGCGACACCGTGGTCATGAGTTCGCGTATGATCCCCGGCAATGCCAAGGCCATCTCCCGGTTGATCAACGAAATGTACCGCATCGGCGCGGAAGTGCTGTACGAAAGCGTACACGCCATCCATGCCTCGGGCCACGGCCAGCGCGAAGAACTGCGCGACATGTTTGAGGCCGTGCGGCCCACGCTGTTTGTGCCCGTGCACGGCGAATACCAGCATCTGGTCAAGCATGGCCGCCTTGCTGTTGAATGCGGCGTGAAGCAGGACAACGTCATTCTGCTGGAAGACGGCCTGCCCCTTACCCTGCTCAAAGATTCCTTCCGTCTGGAACCGCGCGTTCCGGTCGAGTGTACGCTCGTGGACGGCAAGGGCGTGGGTGATGTGGGCTACGCCGTGCTCAAGGAGCGCCGTATCCTTGGCGATGAAGGTATGGTTATTGTGGTGCTGGTGGTGGATTCCGAAACCGGCAGCATACTGCACGGGCCGGAAATGATCTCCAAAGGCTTTGTATTCGAGCAGCACTACAGCCACTTGCTGGAAGACGCCAAGTGCCTGGTGCTGGACGAGATTGAAGCGGCCCGCCCCGGTCAGCTTGGCCGCTTGCAGGAAGGCATTCGTTCTTCGCTGCGGCGTTTCTTCCGCCGTGTGCTGGAGCGTGACCCTGTGGTCGTGCCCATCATCAGCGAAGTCTAG
- a CDS encoding TolC family protein: protein MKRIPELGLVFLVVGALAGPVGGNAVFADSSVAARPSGSAAVPVFSGRTLPSGKDNAVPSGAVSMPDAVDRALRHNPSLGSQEAQGQSSEEARKSARGAFGPKLGTTYSASKQERKTSPALPSSSRPAEKGTYTWAVEISQPVFQGFQLLANYQKAALQADSDKASVRNAELSMTESVQTQFLNYLRYEESVRSQRDALARLQDQLRITTAFFGVGLRPRLDVLQAEVDVRQAENTLIQVENSRDTSLAKLNTLLGLPATAQIKFTGKLAHVPFTRSLEQCLEAAYRQRPDLYMAARSVEIAGKSQQAVQSGYYPQVEAYYNVSQSGNSLDLQENGDRGSRSSVWEVGARATWDVFQWGTTYYADKEAGWLVTKMRYAEEDLKLSVGYDIKSKLLAVQEAAKRITVAEKGVEQSTEAYNVALARYQEQVGTNFDVLDASSKLTTAQATLTGAKADYLTALAQLYVAMGEFHPDLMRR, encoded by the coding sequence ATGAAGCGCATTCCTGAATTGGGCCTGGTATTTCTTGTTGTTGGTGCGCTTGCCGGGCCTGTGGGCGGCAACGCTGTGTTTGCCGATTCTTCTGTTGCCGCGCGCCCATCGGGCAGCGCTGCCGTGCCCGTTTTTAGCGGAAGAACCTTGCCTTCGGGCAAGGACAATGCTGTGCCTTCCGGGGCAGTTTCCATGCCCGATGCTGTGGATCGCGCTTTGCGGCATAATCCGAGCCTGGGTTCGCAAGAGGCGCAGGGGCAGTCTTCTGAAGAGGCGCGCAAATCTGCGCGCGGGGCTTTTGGGCCCAAGCTTGGCACAACGTATTCCGCCTCCAAGCAGGAAAGAAAAACATCGCCCGCCTTACCCAGCAGTAGCAGACCAGCGGAAAAAGGCACCTATACCTGGGCCGTAGAAATTTCTCAGCCCGTGTTTCAAGGGTTTCAGCTCCTGGCCAATTATCAGAAGGCAGCCCTTCAGGCTGACAGCGATAAAGCCTCAGTGCGCAATGCCGAACTGTCCATGACAGAAAGTGTTCAGACCCAGTTTCTGAATTATCTGCGGTACGAAGAAAGCGTGCGCAGCCAGCGTGATGCTCTGGCCCGTTTGCAGGATCAGTTGCGCATTACCACTGCCTTTTTTGGTGTGGGCCTTCGCCCCCGGCTGGATGTGCTCCAGGCAGAAGTGGATGTGCGACAGGCCGAGAATACCTTGATTCAGGTCGAAAACAGCCGCGACACCAGCCTTGCCAAGCTGAATACCTTGCTGGGGCTGCCCGCCACGGCCCAAATCAAGTTTACCGGCAAGCTTGCCCATGTGCCCTTTACCCGTTCGCTGGAGCAGTGCCTTGAAGCGGCCTACCGCCAGCGGCCCGATCTCTACATGGCGGCGCGCTCGGTGGAAATCGCGGGCAAATCGCAGCAGGCCGTGCAGAGCGGCTATTATCCGCAGGTGGAAGCCTATTACAATGTTTCGCAGAGCGGCAATTCGCTTGATCTGCAGGAAAATGGCGACCGGGGTTCACGCAGCTCCGTATGGGAAGTGGGCGCCCGGGCCACCTGGGACGTTTTTCAGTGGGGAACCACGTATTATGCCGACAAAGAGGCAGGCTGGCTGGTCACAAAGATGCGCTATGCCGAAGAAGACCTGAAACTCAGCGTTGGCTACGACATCAAGTCGAAACTGCTTGCCGTGCAGGAAGCCGCCAAACGGATAACCGTGGCGGAAAAGGGCGTGGAGCAGTCTACTGAGGCATACAATGTGGCATTGGCCCGTTATCAGGAGCAGGTGGGCACCAACTTTGACGTGCTGGACGCTTCGTCCAAGCTCACCACCGCTCAGGCGACGTTAACAGGAGCAAAAGCCGATTATTTGACCGCTCTGGCGCAATTATATGTGGCCATGGGCGAATTTCACCCTGATCTTATGCGGCGTTGA
- the tolQ gene encoding protein TolQ encodes MEFSFFSMIAQASLVAKAVLAFLVMMSIGSWGLMIQKFIGLSAANKKALSGTERFEKAANLREAVQSLGSDPTSPLYYIAHQGVLEFNRSKELGNSSEVVVDNVRRALRQGVGTELARLQSSLSILATCANTAPFIGLFGTVWGIMSSFHSIGMLKSASLATVAPGISEALVATAIGLAVAVPATIGFNIFMGKLSQVDTLLVNFAGVFLNRVQREINAHRPVQRTGATEM; translated from the coding sequence ATGGAATTCAGTTTTTTTTCGATGATCGCCCAGGCAAGCCTGGTGGCCAAGGCGGTGCTGGCGTTTCTGGTCATGATGTCCATTGGGAGCTGGGGGCTGATGATCCAGAAATTCATCGGCTTGAGCGCAGCTAACAAAAAGGCTCTCAGCGGCACGGAAAGGTTCGAGAAGGCGGCCAATCTGCGCGAAGCCGTGCAGTCCTTGGGCTCCGACCCAACTTCCCCGCTGTACTACATCGCCCATCAGGGCGTTCTTGAATTCAACCGTTCCAAAGAACTTGGCAACAGCAGTGAAGTGGTGGTCGACAACGTTCGCCGCGCACTGCGCCAGGGTGTGGGCACGGAATTGGCCCGGCTGCAAAGCTCGCTGTCTATTCTGGCCACCTGCGCCAACACGGCCCCCTTTATCGGCCTGTTTGGCACGGTCTGGGGCATCATGAGCTCCTTCCACTCCATCGGCATGCTCAAGTCGGCCTCTCTGGCCACTGTTGCCCCCGGTATTTCGGAAGCTCTGGTTGCTACGGCCATCGGCCTGGCTGTGGCCGTTCCGGCCACCATTGGCTTCAATATCTTCATGGGCAAGCTTTCGCAGGTTGACACGCTGCTGGTGAATTTTGCCGGCGTGTTCCTCAACCGCGTCCAGCGCGAAATCAACGCCCACCGCCCCGTGCAGCGCACGGGCGCAACGGAGATGTAG
- a CDS encoding ExbD/TolR family protein, protein MGASVGGGNKFVSDINVTPFVDVMLVLLIIFMVATPMMSQGLDVDLPQTKQVEVLSTEADHMVLTVRNDGKMYLDEYPVDTMEDLEGYLQRLVKEKNKTLFLQADKAVPYGTVVEVMGHIKAVGIEKLGVIAEQPDDASPKGGKPARARK, encoded by the coding sequence ATGGGCGCTAGTGTTGGCGGCGGCAACAAGTTTGTTTCGGACATCAACGTCACGCCCTTTGTGGACGTCATGTTGGTGCTGCTGATCATCTTCATGGTGGCGACCCCCATGATGAGTCAGGGGCTGGACGTGGATCTGCCGCAGACCAAGCAGGTGGAAGTGCTTTCTACCGAGGCAGACCACATGGTGTTGACCGTGCGCAATGACGGCAAGATGTACCTTGACGAGTACCCTGTGGACACCATGGAAGACCTTGAGGGGTATTTGCAGCGTCTGGTCAAGGAAAAGAACAAGACGCTCTTTCTGCAGGCCGACAAGGCGGTGCCTTACGGCACTGTTGTGGAAGTCATGGGTCACATCAAGGCCGTGGGCATCGAAAAGCTCGGCGTTATCGCCGAACAGCCCGATGATGCCTCGCCCAAGGGCGGCAAGCCCGCACGCGCCCGAAAATAG
- the tolA gene encoding cell envelope integrity protein TolA, with translation MRLASYVLSFCLHAAIFLLIWFWPSSPPIKLDTPPVMISLVEGATGGNRTPSPILGHMGQPGDGPLAPTPPAPKAEVAAPERVEVKEPKPVPPQPKQDAAAVKKPEPKPEPKPQPKPEPKEEAKPIAQKKEDKPKPKEEPQKEAPKDQKKPEPPKADAKKDAKESKDAKSNVDPVAAALQQARKASSRADSGDRGSAVEQALAQAQRRAGGNRGGGGGEGAGPGGGGLGDVYMGQVMLAVRPNWGFTSASRLNLRCIINVKVDAQGKLLQNPVVTHSSGNAQFDASAASAIVRTANSGQFPPPPSADYGDLDLVFTLDELMGR, from the coding sequence ATGCGCCTGGCCTCATACGTTCTTTCATTCTGCCTGCACGCAGCCATATTTTTACTGATATGGTTCTGGCCCAGCAGCCCGCCCATCAAGCTGGACACGCCTCCGGTCATGATCAGTCTGGTTGAGGGCGCCACAGGCGGCAACCGTACCCCCTCGCCCATTCTCGGGCATATGGGGCAGCCCGGCGATGGCCCCCTTGCGCCTACGCCGCCCGCCCCCAAGGCAGAAGTGGCCGCGCCCGAGCGCGTTGAAGTCAAAGAGCCCAAACCTGTTCCGCCGCAGCCCAAGCAGGATGCAGCGGCTGTAAAAAAGCCCGAGCCCAAACCCGAGCCGAAACCGCAGCCTAAGCCGGAACCCAAGGAAGAAGCTAAACCCATCGCACAGAAAAAAGAAGACAAGCCCAAGCCCAAGGAAGAACCGCAGAAGGAAGCTCCCAAGGATCAGAAGAAGCCGGAGCCTCCCAAGGCGGACGCCAAGAAGGACGCCAAGGAATCCAAGGACGCCAAATCCAACGTTGACCCTGTGGCAGCGGCCTTGCAACAGGCGCGCAAAGCATCCTCCAGGGCAGATTCCGGCGACAGGGGCAGCGCCGTGGAGCAGGCTCTCGCCCAAGCCCAGCGCCGCGCAGGCGGCAACAGGGGCGGCGGTGGCGGCGAAGGCGCCGGCCCCGGCGGCGGTGGCCTTGGCGATGTGTACATGGGGCAGGTCATGCTGGCTGTACGGCCCAACTGGGGCTTTACCTCGGCCAGCCGCCTGAACCTGCGCTGCATCATCAACGTCAAGGTAGACGCCCAGGGAAAGCTGTTGCAGAATCCCGTGGTAACACACAGTTCGGGCAATGCGCAGTTTGACGCATCCGCAGCGAGCGCCATTGTGCGCACTGCCAATAGCGGCCAGTTCCCGCCCCCGCCTTCAGCGGACTACGGTGACCTTGATCTGGTGTTTACGCTTGACGAACTCATGGGCCGCTAA
- a CDS encoding TonB family protein — translation MPSQPRTNLSSLCICSSLIAVTFFYVTAVGAFAASAASADQSTYAGNMLDKIIEIWAPPPALKSDFRVRLKVTVNGRGQVEDCKPVKSSGLEAFDSSVCGAVRQIGSFGTPPYGAPMDVHLTFWNGTPKGKPKQETLSTEEALRAEVKARNKAEAALGDTRAEAAEDRARERAEAIAKASGKDAPEVRPAPVAPTPAPKASAESKKKGAKAPATAQADNAPATQLIGRSSPTAGEQAAPAAKEKPARQVDNLPTYGDPDMEAASAAVPAQAQTQAKAQTPAKTDSAATPSGRATVPAPGATAAGTTASGASDVDRVKYRRDATRQVRDAILIPAETEPGEYQTRLRLTISPQGEITDFKVISPTGDKLLDKYVQRGIRRAGSLPPPPAELGGTLDITLTLVRR, via the coding sequence ATGCCTTCCCAACCGCGCACGAACCTCAGCAGTCTTTGCATATGCTCAAGCCTCATCGCCGTGACGTTTTTTTACGTCACGGCGGTCGGGGCTTTTGCCGCTTCTGCCGCCAGTGCGGATCAAAGCACCTATGCCGGCAACATGCTGGACAAAATTATTGAAATCTGGGCCCCACCCCCTGCGCTTAAAAGCGATTTCAGGGTGCGCCTCAAGGTCACGGTTAACGGGCGTGGGCAGGTTGAAGACTGCAAGCCAGTCAAATCCTCGGGTCTGGAAGCTTTTGACAGTTCGGTATGCGGCGCAGTGCGGCAGATTGGTTCTTTTGGAACACCGCCTTACGGCGCGCCCATGGACGTGCACCTGACATTCTGGAACGGCACCCCCAAGGGCAAACCCAAGCAGGAAACCCTGAGTACGGAAGAAGCGCTGCGGGCCGAGGTCAAGGCCAGAAACAAGGCCGAAGCCGCGCTTGGCGACACAAGAGCCGAAGCCGCAGAAGACCGCGCCCGTGAAAGAGCCGAGGCCATTGCCAAGGCCAGCGGCAAGGACGCGCCGGAAGTAAGGCCCGCGCCGGTGGCCCCGACGCCAGCGCCCAAGGCGAGTGCTGAAAGCAAAAAGAAGGGCGCAAAGGCTCCTGCCACGGCTCAGGCTGACAACGCACCGGCCACGCAGCTTATTGGCAGGAGCAGCCCCACCGCAGGAGAACAGGCCGCCCCTGCGGCAAAAGAAAAGCCAGCCCGGCAGGTGGACAATCTGCCCACCTACGGCGACCCGGACATGGAGGCCGCATCAGCTGCCGTGCCAGCACAGGCTCAGACTCAGGCTAAAGCACAGACCCCGGCAAAAACCGATTCAGCCGCCACGCCCTCGGGTCGCGCCACGGTGCCCGCGCCCGGGGCAACTGCAGCTGGCACAACGGCATCTGGCGCATCCGACGTTGATCGTGTAAAATATCGGCGTGACGCCACCCGGCAGGTTCGCGACGCAATTCTGATCCCTGCCGAAACAGAACCGGGCGAATACCAGACACGCCTGAGGCTTACGATTTCCCCTCAGGGAGAAATCACTGATTTCAAGGTAATATCGCCCACGGGCGACAAGCTTCTTGACAAATATGTGCAGCGAGGCATACGCCGAGCAGGCAGCTTGCCCCCTCCGCCCGCCGAACTTGGGGGAACGCTGGACATCACCCTTACACTGGTGCGCCGCTGA